Proteins found in one Hypomesus transpacificus isolate Combined female chromosome 20, fHypTra1, whole genome shotgun sequence genomic segment:
- the LOC124482703 gene encoding cysteine-rich and transmembrane domain-containing protein 1-like has product MNYEQPPPYGGVPPPTAPGYPGPMAPAYQTQPGYPDPAYAPQPQAYPTQGYQTQAYPAGSFPPGPPEVYQAQPGYQGYQVPPPGPPHPQYGWQDGPPGAPMYGDPAKNTVYVVEDRRSEGRGGGGGEACLTACWTALCCCCLWDMMT; this is encoded by the exons atgAACTACGAGCAGCCCCCCCCCTACGGGGGTGTGCCGCCCCCCACCGCCCCGGGCTACCCTGGCCCCATGGCCCCAGCCTACCAAACCCAGCCAGGGTACCCAGACCCAGCCTACGCCCCCCAGCCACAGGCCTACCCCACCCAGGGATACCAGACCCAGGCCTATCCAGCTGGCTCCTTTCCCCCCGGGCCCCCAGAAGTCTACCAGGCCCAGCCGGGGTACCAGGGGTACCAGGTgccccccccagggcccccccacccccagtacGGCTGGCAGGATGGCCCCCCTGGGGCTCCCATGTACGGAGACCCTGCTAAGAACACAG TGTACGTGGTGGAGGACAGGCGgtcagagggaagaggaggaggaggaggggaggcgtgTCTCACCGCCTGCTGGACAgccctctgctgctgctgtctctggGATATGATGACCTGA
- the LOC124482526 gene encoding teneurin-2-like, whose amino-acid sequence MEVTGGEEYYIASDNTGTPLAIFSSNGQMVKQLQYTAYGELFHDSNPDFPLVIGFHGGLYDPLTKLVHFSHRDYDVLAGRWTAPDHALLPKVGRDPAPFNLYMFKNKNPLSDPADMHSYVTDVKSWLVMFGFQLSNIIPGFPRQPLYFSDPPYELLATQHETIQAQTGVQYAAERLNQAFMALEGRVLEKQLSSGRDKPGFSFGSRAPAIIGQGQQLAIREGHVNAAVSALAGEDGRKLAQVLNGALYLQGLHYTLDGRDCHHLVKLGASEGDLQALGLSGGRKTLDNGVNVTVSGRSRRGVTVEIHTPAMSLSVRYGLAGEVLEKERARLLEAAHQRALAGAWGREQTQYPELADSSSNIQFLRQNEMGRR is encoded by the exons ATGGAGGTGACGGGTGGCGAGGAGTACTATATCGCCTCAGACAACACGGGCACGCCGCTCGCCATCTTCAGCAGTAACGGCCAGATGGTAAAGCAGCTGCAGTACACGGCATACGGGGAGCTGTTCCACGATTCCAACCCGGACTTCCCCCTGGTCATCGGTTTCCATGGCGGCCTGTACGACCCACTCACCAAGCTGGTCCACTTCTCCCACCGGGACTACGATGTGCTGGCGGGCCGCTGGACCGCCCCCGACCACGCCCTTCTGCCCAAGGTTGGCCGAGACCCTGCCCCCTTCAACCTGTACATGTTTAAGAACAAAAACCCGCTCAGTGACCCAGCGGACATGCACAGCTACGTCACGG aTGTGAAGAGCTGGCTGGTGATGTTCGGGTTTCAGCTGAGCAACATCATCCCAGGGTTCCCACGGCAACCGCTCTACTTCTCCGACCCTCCCTACGAGCTGCTGGCCACCCAGCATGAGACCATACAG gcccaGACGGGGGTCCAGTATGCTGCAGAGCGTCTCAACCAGGCCTTCATGGCGTTGGAGGGCCGTGTTCTGGAGAAGCAGCTCTCCTCCGGCAGAGACAAGCCTGGGTTCAGCTTCGGCTCCCGGGCCCCCGCCATCATAGGGCAGGGCCAGCAGCTGGCCATCCGAGAGGGTCACGTGAATGCGGCTGTGTCGGCACTGGCGGGGGAGGACGGCCGCAAGCTGGCGCAGGTGCTCAACGGCGCCCTCTACCTGCAAGGGCTACACTACACACTGGATGGACGTGACTGCCACCATTTGGTGAAGTTGGGCGCGTCAGAGGGAGACTTGCAAGCGCTGGGGCTGAGCGGCGGCCGCAAGACGCTGGACAATGGCGTCAACGTGACGGTGAGCGGCCGCTCCCGACGTGGCGTCACCGTGGAGATCCACACGCCGGCCATGTCACTAAGCGTGCGTTATGGGCTGGCAGGGGAGGTGCTGGAGAAGGAGCGTGCACGCCTCCTGGAGGCTGCCCACCAGAGGGCGCTGGCGGGGGCATGGGGGAGGGAGCAGACGCAG TACCCTGAGCTggcagacagcagcagcaacatccAGTTCCTCAGGCAGAACGAGATGGGCAGGAGGTAA